From Lolium perenne isolate Kyuss_39 chromosome 5, Kyuss_2.0, whole genome shotgun sequence, a single genomic window includes:
- the LOC127301939 gene encoding 6-phosphofructo-2-kinase/fructose-2,6-bisphosphatase isoform X9 — protein MSSTPPPRPPNDAYKSCSSASSAPRLRRFGGRLGCPGTTSTTSPSPSTTASATTTTARPIQIWTSTLQRTILTATPIFGFPKIQWRALDEINSGVCDGMTYEEIKKIMPEEYESRKKDKLRYRYPRGESYLDVIQRLRNLIQRLEPVIIELERQRAPVVVISHQAVLRALYSYFAGALCGGQR, from the exons ATGTCGAGCACGCCTCCGCCGCGACCTCCCAACGACGCCTACAAGTCCTGCTCCTCTGCCTCCTCAGCCCCTCGGCTTCGCCGGTTTGGTGGTAGGCTCGGCTGCCCTGGCACTACTTCGACTACCTCGCCGTCTCCATCTACCACGGCCTCGGCTACAACCACGACTGCACGCCCGATTCAG ATTTGGACCAGCACTCTCCAGAGAACAATTTTGACAGCAACTCCAATTTTTGGATTTCCAAAG ATACAATGGCGTGCTCTTGACGAGATCAATTCTGGTGTGTGTGATGGGATGACATATGAAGAGATAAAGAAAATTATGCCTGAGGAATATGA GTCACGCAAAAAGGACAAGCTGAGATATCGCTACCCCCGTGGGGAATCTTACCTTGATGTGATTCAGAGGTTAAGAAATCTGATTCAGAG GTTGGAACCTGTCATCATCGAGCTGGAGCGCCAGCGAGCACCAGTGGTTGTTATATCCCACCAG GCCGTACTGCGAGCGTTGTACTCGTATTTTGCCG GCGCTTTGTGTGGAGGGCAGCGGTAG
- the LOC127301939 gene encoding 6-phosphofructo-2-kinase/fructose-2,6-bisphosphatase isoform X7 — MSSTPPPRPPNDAYKSCSSASSAPRLRRFGGRLGCPGTTSTTSPSPSTTASATTTTARPIQIWTSTLQRTILTATPIFGFPKIQWRALDEINSGVCDGMTYEEIKKIMPEEYESRKKDKLRYRYPRGESYLDVIQRLRNLIQRLEPVIIELERQRAPVVVISHQAVLRALYSYFADRPLREVPDMEEKFAGRQDTSIG; from the exons ATGTCGAGCACGCCTCCGCCGCGACCTCCCAACGACGCCTACAAGTCCTGCTCCTCTGCCTCCTCAGCCCCTCGGCTTCGCCGGTTTGGTGGTAGGCTCGGCTGCCCTGGCACTACTTCGACTACCTCGCCGTCTCCATCTACCACGGCCTCGGCTACAACCACGACTGCACGCCCGATTCAG ATTTGGACCAGCACTCTCCAGAGAACAATTTTGACAGCAACTCCAATTTTTGGATTTCCAAAG ATACAATGGCGTGCTCTTGACGAGATCAATTCTGGTGTGTGTGATGGGATGACATATGAAGAGATAAAGAAAATTATGCCTGAGGAATATGA GTCACGCAAAAAGGACAAGCTGAGATATCGCTACCCCCGTGGGGAATCTTACCTTGATGTGATTCAGAGGTTAAGAAATCTGATTCAGAG GTTGGAACCTGTCATCATCGAGCTGGAGCGCCAGCGAGCACCAGTGGTTGTTATATCCCACCAG GCCGTACTGCGAGCGTTGTACTCGTATTTTGCCGACAGGCCTTTGAGGGAAGTTCCAGACATGGAG GAAAAGTTTGCGGGTCGACAAGATACAAGCATTGGCTGA
- the LOC127301939 gene encoding 6-phosphofructo-2-kinase/fructose-2,6-bisphosphatase isoform X4 codes for MSSTPPPRPPNDAYKSCSSASSAPRLRRFGGRLGCPGTTSTTSPSPSTTASATTTTARPIQIWTSTLQRTILTATPIFGFPKIQWRALDEINSGVCDGMTYEEIKKIMPEEYESRKKDKLRYRYPRGESYLDVIQRLRNLIQRLEPVIIELERQRAPVVVISHQAVLRALYSYFADRPLREVPDMEMPYLDERSPLEMDYADSLSGIVEALTYTIPCIPIDASK; via the exons ATGTCGAGCACGCCTCCGCCGCGACCTCCCAACGACGCCTACAAGTCCTGCTCCTCTGCCTCCTCAGCCCCTCGGCTTCGCCGGTTTGGTGGTAGGCTCGGCTGCCCTGGCACTACTTCGACTACCTCGCCGTCTCCATCTACCACGGCCTCGGCTACAACCACGACTGCACGCCCGATTCAG ATTTGGACCAGCACTCTCCAGAGAACAATTTTGACAGCAACTCCAATTTTTGGATTTCCAAAG ATACAATGGCGTGCTCTTGACGAGATCAATTCTGGTGTGTGTGATGGGATGACATATGAAGAGATAAAGAAAATTATGCCTGAGGAATATGA GTCACGCAAAAAGGACAAGCTGAGATATCGCTACCCCCGTGGGGAATCTTACCTTGATGTGATTCAGAGGTTAAGAAATCTGATTCAGAG GTTGGAACCTGTCATCATCGAGCTGGAGCGCCAGCGAGCACCAGTGGTTGTTATATCCCACCAG GCCGTACTGCGAGCGTTGTACTCGTATTTTGCCGACAGGCCTTTGAGGGAAGTTCCAGACATGGAG ATGCCATATTTGGATGAGCGGTCTCCATTAGAGATGGACTATGCAGATTCCTTATCTGGAATTGTGGAAGCTCTAACTTACACCATTCCGTGCATTCCTATTGATGCATCAAAG TGA
- the LOC127301939 gene encoding 6-phosphofructo-2-kinase/fructose-2,6-bisphosphatase isoform X6, giving the protein MSSTPPPRPPNDAYKSCSSASSAPRLRRFGGRLGCPGTTSTTSPSPSTTASATTTTARPIQIWTSTLQRTILTATPIFGFPKIQWRALDEINSGVCDGMTYEEIKKIMPEEYESRKKDKLRYRYPRGESYLDVIQRLEPVIIELERQRAPVVVISHQAVLRALYSYFADRPLREVPDMEMPLHTIIFLLTTVIDSKFIIIFYNS; this is encoded by the exons ATGTCGAGCACGCCTCCGCCGCGACCTCCCAACGACGCCTACAAGTCCTGCTCCTCTGCCTCCTCAGCCCCTCGGCTTCGCCGGTTTGGTGGTAGGCTCGGCTGCCCTGGCACTACTTCGACTACCTCGCCGTCTCCATCTACCACGGCCTCGGCTACAACCACGACTGCACGCCCGATTCAG ATTTGGACCAGCACTCTCCAGAGAACAATTTTGACAGCAACTCCAATTTTTGGATTTCCAAAG ATACAATGGCGTGCTCTTGACGAGATCAATTCTGGTGTGTGTGATGGGATGACATATGAAGAGATAAAGAAAATTATGCCTGAGGAATATGA GTCACGCAAAAAGGACAAGCTGAGATATCGCTACCCCCGTGGGGAATCTTACCTTGATGTGATTCAGAG GTTGGAACCTGTCATCATCGAGCTGGAGCGCCAGCGAGCACCAGTGGTTGTTATATCCCACCAG GCCGTACTGCGAGCGTTGTACTCGTATTTTGCCGACAGGCCTTTGAGGGAAGTTCCAGACATGGAG ATGCCACTCCATACCATAATCTTTCTGCTGACAACAGTAATAGATTCGAAGTTCATTATCATTTTCTATAATTCTTAA
- the LOC127301939 gene encoding probable 6-phosphofructo-2-kinase PB17E12.14c isoform X1 translates to MSSTPPPRPPNDAYKSCSSASSAPRLRRFGGRLGCPGTTSTTSPSPSTTASATTTTARPIQIWTSTLQRTILTATPIFGFPKIQWRALDEINSGVCDGMTYEEIKKIMPEEYESRKKDKLRYRYPRGESYLDVIQRLRNLIQRLEPVIIELERQRAPVVVISHQAVLRALYSYFADRPLREVPDMEMPYLDERSPLEMDYADSLSGIVEALTYTIPCIPIDASKVEKHAILLILAMCFYYFDQILYLI, encoded by the exons ATGTCGAGCACGCCTCCGCCGCGACCTCCCAACGACGCCTACAAGTCCTGCTCCTCTGCCTCCTCAGCCCCTCGGCTTCGCCGGTTTGGTGGTAGGCTCGGCTGCCCTGGCACTACTTCGACTACCTCGCCGTCTCCATCTACCACGGCCTCGGCTACAACCACGACTGCACGCCCGATTCAG ATTTGGACCAGCACTCTCCAGAGAACAATTTTGACAGCAACTCCAATTTTTGGATTTCCAAAG ATACAATGGCGTGCTCTTGACGAGATCAATTCTGGTGTGTGTGATGGGATGACATATGAAGAGATAAAGAAAATTATGCCTGAGGAATATGA GTCACGCAAAAAGGACAAGCTGAGATATCGCTACCCCCGTGGGGAATCTTACCTTGATGTGATTCAGAGGTTAAGAAATCTGATTCAGAG GTTGGAACCTGTCATCATCGAGCTGGAGCGCCAGCGAGCACCAGTGGTTGTTATATCCCACCAG GCCGTACTGCGAGCGTTGTACTCGTATTTTGCCGACAGGCCTTTGAGGGAAGTTCCAGACATGGAG ATGCCATATTTGGATGAGCGGTCTCCATTAGAGATGGACTATGCAGATTCCTTATCTGGAATTGTGGAAGCTCTAACTTACACCATTCCGTGCATTCCTATTGATGCATCAAAGGTGGAAAAGCATGCCATCTTGTTAATTCTTGCTATGTGTTTCTATTATTTTGATCAAATCTTATACCTTATTTAA
- the LOC127301939 gene encoding 6-phosphofructo-2-kinase/fructose-2,6-bisphosphatase isoform X3: MSSTPPPRPPNDAYKSCSSASSAPRLRRFGGRLGCPGTTSTTSPSPSTTASATTTTARPIQIWTSTLQRTILTATPIFGFPKIQWRALDEINSGVCDGMTYEEIKKIMPEEYESRKKDKLRYRYPRGESYLDVIQRLRNLIQRLEPVIIELERQRAPVVVISHQAVLRALYSYFADRPLREVPDMEVQPVLHQVHLDHPVDSCLDQMEPALCVEGSGRLGRRRSLGAPKAWSTRNRR; this comes from the exons ATGTCGAGCACGCCTCCGCCGCGACCTCCCAACGACGCCTACAAGTCCTGCTCCTCTGCCTCCTCAGCCCCTCGGCTTCGCCGGTTTGGTGGTAGGCTCGGCTGCCCTGGCACTACTTCGACTACCTCGCCGTCTCCATCTACCACGGCCTCGGCTACAACCACGACTGCACGCCCGATTCAG ATTTGGACCAGCACTCTCCAGAGAACAATTTTGACAGCAACTCCAATTTTTGGATTTCCAAAG ATACAATGGCGTGCTCTTGACGAGATCAATTCTGGTGTGTGTGATGGGATGACATATGAAGAGATAAAGAAAATTATGCCTGAGGAATATGA GTCACGCAAAAAGGACAAGCTGAGATATCGCTACCCCCGTGGGGAATCTTACCTTGATGTGATTCAGAGGTTAAGAAATCTGATTCAGAG GTTGGAACCTGTCATCATCGAGCTGGAGCGCCAGCGAGCACCAGTGGTTGTTATATCCCACCAG GCCGTACTGCGAGCGTTGTACTCGTATTTTGCCGACAGGCCTTTGAGGGAAGTTCCAGACATGGAG GTTCAGCCTGTGCTTCATCAGGTTCATCTTGATCATCCGGTGGACTCATGTTTAGATCAG ATGGAGCCGGCGCTTTGTGTGGAGGGCAGCGGTAGGCTAGGTCGGCGGAGGAGCTTGGGTGCTCCAAAGGCATGGTCCACGAGGAATAGGCGATGA
- the LOC127301939 gene encoding 6-phosphofructo-2-kinase/fructose-2,6-bisphosphatase isoform X8, translating into MSSTPPPRPPNDAYKSCSSASSAPRLRRFGGRLGCPGTTSTTSPSPSTTASATTTTARPIQIWTSTLQRTILTATPIFGFPKIQWRALDEINSGVCDGMTYEEIKKIMPEEYESRKKDKLRYRYPRGESYLDVIQRLRNLIQRLEPVIIELERQRAPVVVISHQAVLRALYSYFADRPLREVPDME; encoded by the exons ATGTCGAGCACGCCTCCGCCGCGACCTCCCAACGACGCCTACAAGTCCTGCTCCTCTGCCTCCTCAGCCCCTCGGCTTCGCCGGTTTGGTGGTAGGCTCGGCTGCCCTGGCACTACTTCGACTACCTCGCCGTCTCCATCTACCACGGCCTCGGCTACAACCACGACTGCACGCCCGATTCAG ATTTGGACCAGCACTCTCCAGAGAACAATTTTGACAGCAACTCCAATTTTTGGATTTCCAAAG ATACAATGGCGTGCTCTTGACGAGATCAATTCTGGTGTGTGTGATGGGATGACATATGAAGAGATAAAGAAAATTATGCCTGAGGAATATGA GTCACGCAAAAAGGACAAGCTGAGATATCGCTACCCCCGTGGGGAATCTTACCTTGATGTGATTCAGAGGTTAAGAAATCTGATTCAGAG GTTGGAACCTGTCATCATCGAGCTGGAGCGCCAGCGAGCACCAGTGGTTGTTATATCCCACCAG GCCGTACTGCGAGCGTTGTACTCGTATTTTGCCGACAGGCCTTTGAGGGAAGTTCCAGACATGGAG TGA
- the LOC127301939 gene encoding 6-phosphofructo-2-kinase/fructose-2,6-bisphosphatase isoform X5: MSSTPPPRPPNDAYKSCSSASSAPRLRRFGGRLGCPGTTSTTSPSPSTTASATTTTARPIQIWTSTLQRTILTATPIFGFPKIQWRALDEINSGVCDGMTYEEIKKIMPEEYESRKKDKLRYRYPRGESYLDVIQRLRNLIQRLEPVIIELERQRAPVVVISHQAVLRALYSYFADRPLREVPDMEMPLHTIIFLLTTVIDSKFIIIFYNS; the protein is encoded by the exons ATGTCGAGCACGCCTCCGCCGCGACCTCCCAACGACGCCTACAAGTCCTGCTCCTCTGCCTCCTCAGCCCCTCGGCTTCGCCGGTTTGGTGGTAGGCTCGGCTGCCCTGGCACTACTTCGACTACCTCGCCGTCTCCATCTACCACGGCCTCGGCTACAACCACGACTGCACGCCCGATTCAG ATTTGGACCAGCACTCTCCAGAGAACAATTTTGACAGCAACTCCAATTTTTGGATTTCCAAAG ATACAATGGCGTGCTCTTGACGAGATCAATTCTGGTGTGTGTGATGGGATGACATATGAAGAGATAAAGAAAATTATGCCTGAGGAATATGA GTCACGCAAAAAGGACAAGCTGAGATATCGCTACCCCCGTGGGGAATCTTACCTTGATGTGATTCAGAGGTTAAGAAATCTGATTCAGAG GTTGGAACCTGTCATCATCGAGCTGGAGCGCCAGCGAGCACCAGTGGTTGTTATATCCCACCAG GCCGTACTGCGAGCGTTGTACTCGTATTTTGCCGACAGGCCTTTGAGGGAAGTTCCAGACATGGAG ATGCCACTCCATACCATAATCTTTCTGCTGACAACAGTAATAGATTCGAAGTTCATTATCATTTTCTATAATTCTTAA
- the LOC127301939 gene encoding uncharacterized protein isoform X2, whose translation MSSTPPPRPPNDAYKSCSSASSAPRLRRFGGRLGCPGTTSTTSPSPSTTASATTTTARPIQIWTSTLQRTILTATPIFGFPKIQWRALDEINSGVCDGMTYEEIKKIMPEEYESRKKDKLRYRYPRGESYLDVIQRLEPVIIELERQRAPVVVISHQAVLRALYSYFADRPLREVPDMEMPYLDERSPLEMDYADSLSGIVEALTYTIPCIPIDASKVEKHAILLILAMCFYYFDQILYLI comes from the exons ATGTCGAGCACGCCTCCGCCGCGACCTCCCAACGACGCCTACAAGTCCTGCTCCTCTGCCTCCTCAGCCCCTCGGCTTCGCCGGTTTGGTGGTAGGCTCGGCTGCCCTGGCACTACTTCGACTACCTCGCCGTCTCCATCTACCACGGCCTCGGCTACAACCACGACTGCACGCCCGATTCAG ATTTGGACCAGCACTCTCCAGAGAACAATTTTGACAGCAACTCCAATTTTTGGATTTCCAAAG ATACAATGGCGTGCTCTTGACGAGATCAATTCTGGTGTGTGTGATGGGATGACATATGAAGAGATAAAGAAAATTATGCCTGAGGAATATGA GTCACGCAAAAAGGACAAGCTGAGATATCGCTACCCCCGTGGGGAATCTTACCTTGATGTGATTCAGAG GTTGGAACCTGTCATCATCGAGCTGGAGCGCCAGCGAGCACCAGTGGTTGTTATATCCCACCAG GCCGTACTGCGAGCGTTGTACTCGTATTTTGCCGACAGGCCTTTGAGGGAAGTTCCAGACATGGAG ATGCCATATTTGGATGAGCGGTCTCCATTAGAGATGGACTATGCAGATTCCTTATCTGGAATTGTGGAAGCTCTAACTTACACCATTCCGTGCATTCCTATTGATGCATCAAAGGTGGAAAAGCATGCCATCTTGTTAATTCTTGCTATGTGTTTCTATTATTTTGATCAAATCTTATACCTTATTTAA